From the genome of Simkaniaceae bacterium:
ATCGCAAAACTATAGATCAAAAAGAGTGCCAAACGGATGAAGCGGATTCGACGCAAACGTGTGAAAAACACGGGCAAGAGAAGCGCCCTGCCATCTTTGTTATCAATGCGGCTATATAAGCGCAGTAGCAACACTATCATAAAACAGCGTGCCTTGAGTGCTCAAGGCGATCCGGTTTCCGGTTTTTTTGAGCAGTCCCTCATCAAGGAGGCGATTGATCTGTTCTAGAGTCGAATTGGGCAATGTGGGGAGATCAAGGGGGTCAACGCCCTCTAAGATTCGGAGGCGAATAGCCAACAGCTCGTTGACATTATTGGGGTAAGGGAGCGTTTCCTCAAAAGAGATGGGGAAAGCCCCTTTGTCAAGATCGTTAAAATAGCGCATCAAATGGGGGACATTTTGAAAGCGGGATTGATTCATATAACTAAATGCCGATGGTCCAAATCCCAAAAAATCCCCCCCTTTCCAATAGCGCATGTTATGGACGGCTTTATACCCCGTTTTGGCAAAGGCGGAAATTTCATAACGCTCAAGACCTGCTTGGTGCAGTGCGCTCAGCGCATCTTCTAACAGCTCGAGGCTTGCCTCATCTTGTGGCATGGTATGTTCAATCGCCTCTTTTTTATGAAAAAAAGCTGAGTGGGGTTCGATGATGAGATTGTAAAGAGAGAGATGGGTTATGGGTAAAGAAGCGAGTTGAGCGAGCGTTTGCAAGAAGGAGGAGCGTGTTTGATGGGGGAGGTCGTACATGAGATCGATTGAGATATTGTGCATGCCTGCCCGGTGGGCGATATGAATGGCTTCTCTTGCCTGATTGGAAGAATGGGTTCTGCCCAAGACATGCAAGCTCTCTTGTGCAAGCGATTGTACTCCGATACTCAGGCGATTGACGCCGGCTAAAAGGAGCTGATCCATGAGCTGCGGCGTCACATTATCGGGATTCGTTTCAACGGTGATTTCAGCATAGGGGCTGATTTGGCAAGAGAGACGGATCCAATGCAATATCTCTGCAATGCCATGGGCCCCTATTTCCGTTGGTGTCCCCCCTCCAAAATAGATCGATTCAATGGGCCTATCTTGGACTTCGCCAAGGCGCATTTCCCATTCGAGTTTTAAGGAAGAGAGAAAACGGGCGCGATGTCTTTCGACACCGGCAACGACAAAAAAATGACAGTAGGGACATTTTTTTTTGCAGAAAGGGATATGAAAGTAAAGGCCGAGACTACCAGTCATTGGAGTCAGGATCTTCTAATATGCCCCGTCTCCAGCGGTTCTTGTCGCTAAAAGGATTTTCATTCTCATCTTCGACAAAGGTTCTCTCATCACCGGCTTCATCAATATCAAAGAGAGAAGAGGCATCACTTGCATCGTAGCTTTCGGTTTCGAGATCGAGACCGGCATCGGTTAATTCAGTGTCATTGCTATCGATATCGGGCATCGAGTTGGGTTCTTGATAGGGTTGCTTAGATTGAGGAGAGCGTTTGGGGATGGTGTACTCTTCCATTTCACCGCTTTCTTTCAAGTAGCGGAGGCGCTCCTTTTCCTCTTCGATTTTGGCAGTGAGAGATTCGATTTCTTTATTGTGCTTTTCGAGATCTTTTTTAGGAACTAAGCCGAGCTTGAGCCACTGCTGTAAATCGCCAAGTTCATTTTCGAGTTTTTTGAGTTTTTCACTTTTCATGATT
Proteins encoded in this window:
- the hemW gene encoding radical SAM family heme chaperone HemW; the encoded protein is MTGSLGLYFHIPFCKKKCPYCHFFVVAGVERHRARFLSSLKLEWEMRLGEVQDRPIESIYFGGGTPTEIGAHGIAEILHWIRLSCQISPYAEITVETNPDNVTPQLMDQLLLAGVNRLSIGVQSLAQESLHVLGRTHSSNQAREAIHIAHRAGMHNISIDLMYDLPHQTRSSFLQTLAQLASLPITHLSLYNLIIEPHSAFFHKKEAIEHTMPQDEASLELLEDALSALHQAGLERYEISAFAKTGYKAVHNMRYWKGGDFLGFGPSAFSYMNQSRFQNVPHLMRYFNDLDKGAFPISFEETLPYPNNVNELLAIRLRILEGVDPLDLPTLPNSTLEQINRLLDEGLLKKTGNRIALSTQGTLFYDSVATALI